In the Suncus etruscus isolate mSunEtr1 chromosome 20, mSunEtr1.pri.cur, whole genome shotgun sequence genome, one interval contains:
- the LOC125997918 gene encoding LOW QUALITY PROTEIN: N-glycosylase/DNA lyase-like (The sequence of the model RefSeq protein was modified relative to this genomic sequence to represent the inferred CDS: inserted 1 base in 1 codon): MDRVLANQVWTFTQTEEQLYCTVYSPGRGPKGRPMPEELKTVHRYFQLDVSLAQLYHHWSSVDPRFQKMCASWDSIQLNECLFSFICSSNSNIAHITGKVERLCQTFRPQLCQLDHVXYHGFPTLQDLSGLSVEAQLRKMDLGYRTTCVSTSAHVILQDHGGLSWLQQLCQAPYEETHKALCTLPGVDIKRSGDPETSSDVSEEAASVGVQEEEEAASVEDHEEEDQEEASAGIRESASDAGIYPMVSSCANTPLITKPENLQGSYVTRNSVMLPAKPEVPGVT, encoded by the exons ATGGACCGGGTGCTGGCGAACCAGGTGTGGACCTTTACGCAAACTGAGGAGCAGCTGTACTGCACCGTCTACAGCCCAGGCAGAGGTCCCAAAGGTAGGCCCATGCCCGAAGAGCTGAAAACGGTTCATCGGTACTTCCAACTGGATGTCAGCCTGGCACAGCTCTACCATCACTGGAGTTCTGTGGATCCCCGCTTCCAAAAG ATGTGCGCCTCCTGGGACAGTATCCAGTTGAATGAATGCCTTTTCTCCTTTATCTGCTCTTCCAACAGTAACATCGCCCATATCACTGGCAAAGTCGAGCGACTCTGCCAGACCTTTAGGCCACAGCTCTGTCAGCTGGACCATG ACTACCATGGCTTTCCCACCCTGCAGGACCTGTCAG GGCTTTCGGTGGAAGCTCAGCTCAGGAAGATGGACCTTGGATACCGCACCACTTGTGTGAGCACCAGCGCCCACGTCATCCTGCAGGACCACGGTGGGCTGTCCTGGCTGCAGCAGCTATGCCAAGCACCCTACGAGGAGACCCACAAGGCCCTGTGCACCCTGCCCGGGGTGGACATCAAG AGGTCAGGAGATCCGGAGACATCTAGTGATGTCTCCGAGGAGGCGGCCTCGGTTGGagtccaggaggaggaggaggcagcctCCGTTGAAGACCACGAGGAGGAGGACCAGGAGGAGGCCTCGGCTGGAATCCGCGAGTCGGCCTCGGATGCAGG TATTTACCCAATGGTCTCGTCATGTGCCAACACACCACTGATCACCAAACCCGAAAATCTCCAGGGCTCTTACGTGACCCGCAATTCTGTCATGTTACCTGCAAAACCAGAAGTCCCTGGGGTCACGTGA